In Vibrio sp. FE10, the following are encoded in one genomic region:
- the pgsA gene encoding CDP-diacylglycerol--glycerol-3-phosphate 3-phosphatidyltransferase has product MRLNIPNILSLLRLFLIPVFVVVFYLPYEWAPFAAAMVFWVAGFTDWLDGMLARKLGQTSRFGAFIDPVADKVLVATALILMTEYYHSIWITIPAVTMIAREIIISALREWMAEIGKRASVAVSWVGKVKTVSQMFALWVLIWRYDDWMVWVGYIALYVATVLTYWSMAQYLMAAKDDLLDEKHH; this is encoded by the coding sequence ATGCGTTTGAATATACCTAACATTTTGTCCTTACTGAGACTATTTTTAATCCCAGTATTCGTTGTTGTTTTTTACCTACCTTATGAATGGGCTCCTTTTGCTGCTGCAATGGTGTTTTGGGTAGCGGGTTTTACTGACTGGCTAGATGGCATGCTGGCTCGTAAACTCGGACAAACGTCTCGCTTTGGTGCCTTTATTGACCCTGTAGCGGATAAAGTGCTGGTTGCTACCGCTCTTATCTTGATGACTGAGTATTACCATTCGATTTGGATAACTATTCCAGCGGTGACCATGATTGCTCGTGAGATTATCATTTCAGCGCTTCGCGAATGGATGGCTGAAATCGGTAAACGTGCAAGCGTTGCGGTATCTTGGGTCGGTAAAGTCAAAACCGTTTCTCAGATGTTCGCTCTTTGGGTACTTATCTGGAGATACGACGACTGGATGGTATGGGTAGGTTACATTGCACTCTATGTTGCAACCGTTCTTACTTACTGGTCAATGGCGCAATACTTAATGGCCGCCAAAGATGATTTGTTAGACGAAAAACACCATTGA
- a CDS encoding CinA family nicotinamide mononucleotide deamidase-related protein, with amino-acid sequence MTKIAMLSTGEEVLHGDIVDTNAAWMSGEFYQHGFALAKRSTVGDQMNALIEELLMLSFNYDVVIVNGGLGPTTDDMSAAAAAAASEQKLVMFPEWLDRMEEMFSGRGMPMPDSNLKQALLPASSEIVDNPVGTACGFKLKINDATFYFTPGVPSEFKRMVTFEILPDLSRAYPQVVASECSRLFTFGLSESGISDVLDQLKLPEGYELGYRSYLPFIEVKLFGPKSGLETRVKLLQMVYKLLESNVVSVDEPMIDHIGHIMAERKKTLSVSEVSTKGALSAWLQSNEQVEDCFGHSWVTAEPKESELEKSDPLAATFALAGATREKCGTELALVTGKLEGNTFSIALSSEAGEWGQVLEFYRQYNREDARTIIKTVAADMLRRHLDNKPMFGDYSSLKRVKDMFIPSAIIK; translated from the coding sequence ATGACGAAAATCGCAATGTTAAGCACAGGTGAAGAAGTTCTTCATGGAGACATTGTAGACACAAACGCAGCTTGGATGTCTGGAGAGTTCTACCAACACGGCTTTGCTCTCGCCAAACGTTCCACTGTGGGTGACCAAATGAATGCTCTCATTGAAGAACTGCTGATGCTGAGCTTTAACTATGATGTGGTTATCGTCAATGGCGGGTTAGGGCCAACAACGGATGATATGAGTGCGGCCGCCGCTGCAGCAGCGTCAGAGCAGAAATTAGTCATGTTCCCTGAATGGCTAGACCGCATGGAAGAGATGTTTTCTGGACGTGGTATGCCGATGCCTGACAGCAACCTTAAACAAGCCTTGTTGCCAGCAAGCTCTGAGATTGTCGATAACCCAGTCGGTACTGCGTGTGGTTTCAAGCTGAAAATCAACGATGCGACGTTCTATTTCACGCCGGGCGTACCGAGTGAATTCAAGCGTATGGTGACCTTTGAAATCCTGCCTGATTTGTCACGCGCTTACCCTCAAGTAGTTGCCTCTGAATGCAGTCGACTATTTACCTTTGGCTTATCTGAGTCGGGTATCTCTGATGTGTTGGACCAATTGAAATTGCCTGAAGGTTATGAGTTGGGTTATCGCTCTTATCTGCCGTTCATTGAGGTGAAATTGTTTGGGCCTAAGTCAGGCTTAGAAACGCGCGTTAAGCTGCTACAAATGGTGTACAAGCTGTTAGAGAGTAATGTAGTGAGCGTTGATGAGCCGATGATTGACCATATTGGACACATCATGGCTGAGAGAAAGAAGACCCTATCTGTTTCTGAAGTGTCGACCAAAGGCGCATTGTCGGCTTGGTTACAATCGAATGAGCAGGTTGAAGATTGTTTTGGTCATTCATGGGTGACGGCTGAACCAAAAGAGAGTGAGCTCGAAAAGAGTGACCCATTGGCGGCGACTTTTGCATTGGCTGGCGCAACAAGAGAAAAGTGCGGGACTGAATTAGCCTTGGTGACGGGCAAGTTGGAAGGCAACACATTCAGCATTGCACTGTCGAGCGAAGCGGGTGAGTGGGGTCAAGTGCTTGAGTTTTACCGCCAATACAACCGCGAAGATGCACGAACTATAATCAAAACCGTTGCGGCAGATATGCTGAGAAGACATCTAGACAACAAACCTATGTTTGGTGATTACTCTTCATTAAAACGTGTGAAGGATATGTTTATCCCTTCGGCGATCATCAAGTAA
- a CDS encoding carboxynorspermidine synthase, whose translation MAILQIGAGGVGWVVAHKAAQNNEVLGDITIASRTIAKCEKIIESIKGKNNLKDSTKKLEARSVDADDVDALVALIKEVKPDLVINAGPPWVNMAIMEACYQSKVSYLDTSVAVDLCSEGQQVPQAYDWQWGYREKFAEAGITGILGAGFDPGVVSIFAAYAVKHLFDEIDSIDVMDVNAGDHGKKFATNFDPETNMLEIQGDSFYWENEEWKQVPCHSRMLEFEFPNCGSHKVYSMAHDEVRSMKEFIPAKRIEFWMGFGDAYLNYFNCMRDIGLLSPDPLTLHDGTVVQPLHVLKALLPDPTSLAPGYTGLTCIGTWVQGKKDGKERSVFIYNNADHEVAYEDVEHQAISYTTGVPAITAALQFFRGEWADKGVFNMEQLNPDPFLATMPEIGLDWHVQELEPTAGLPLIHTLK comes from the coding sequence ATGGCTATTCTACAAATTGGTGCAGGCGGCGTTGGTTGGGTTGTTGCACATAAAGCAGCACAAAATAACGAAGTACTGGGTGATATCACAATCGCTTCGCGCACAATCGCGAAATGTGAAAAAATCATCGAATCGATCAAAGGTAAAAACAACCTTAAAGATTCAACTAAGAAACTAGAAGCACGTTCAGTAGACGCTGACGATGTTGATGCGCTTGTTGCTTTGATTAAAGAAGTTAAGCCTGATCTTGTGATCAATGCTGGTCCTCCTTGGGTAAACATGGCGATCATGGAAGCGTGTTACCAATCTAAAGTCTCTTACCTAGATACATCGGTAGCGGTTGACCTATGTTCTGAAGGCCAACAAGTACCACAAGCTTACGATTGGCAGTGGGGCTACCGTGAGAAGTTCGCTGAAGCGGGCATCACAGGTATTCTTGGTGCTGGTTTCGATCCAGGTGTGGTATCAATCTTTGCAGCGTACGCGGTTAAGCACTTGTTCGATGAGATTGACTCAATTGACGTGATGGACGTGAATGCTGGCGACCACGGCAAGAAGTTTGCGACAAACTTTGACCCAGAAACCAACATGCTTGAGATCCAAGGCGACTCTTTCTACTGGGAAAATGAAGAGTGGAAACAAGTACCTTGTCACTCTCGTATGCTTGAGTTTGAATTCCCGAACTGTGGTTCTCATAAAGTGTACTCAATGGCGCACGATGAAGTGCGTTCAATGAAGGAATTCATCCCAGCTAAGCGTATCGAATTCTGGATGGGCTTCGGTGATGCTTACCTGAACTACTTCAACTGCATGCGTGATATCGGCCTTCTAAGCCCAGATCCGCTAACATTGCACGATGGTACAGTGGTTCAGCCTCTTCATGTTCTTAAAGCATTGCTACCAGATCCAACCTCTCTAGCTCCGGGTTACACAGGTTTAACGTGTATCGGTACTTGGGTTCAAGGTAAAAAAGACGGTAAAGAGCGCAGCGTATTCATCTACAATAACGCAGACCACGAAGTGGCTTACGAAGACGTAGAACACCAAGCGATTTCTTACACAACCGGTGTGCCAGCGATTACTGCTGCACTTCAGTTCTTCCGTGGCGAATGGGCTGATAAAGGCGTATTCAACATGGAACAGCTAAACCCAGACCCGTTCCTAGCAACGATGCCAGAGATCGGTCTAGATTGGCATGTTCAAGAGCTAGAGCCAACAGCCGGTTTACCTCTGATCCATACTTTGAAGTAA
- a CDS encoding pyridoxal phosphate-dependent class III aminotransferase, giving the protein MNTFKGTFMTTAFEVDINTIANSFSTMVPIVEGTYDLTPDAILLEQEQHESDVRSYPRRLPIAIKRACGVLVEDTRGQLFLDCLAGAGTLSLGYNHPEINQALKDQLDSGLPYQTLDITTQAKETFIKRVKAFLPQDFSTNSVLQFCGPSGADAVEAAIKLAKQTTGRNTMFAFRGAYHGMTNGTMGMMGNLGTKERRSGLMSDVHFMPFPYNLRCPFGIGGEAGANASIRYIERMLNDDESGIMKPAAMIVEPVQGEGGVIPAPASWLKGLRRICDEHGILLIFDEIQCGVGKTGHRFAFEESGVNPDILCLSKAIGGGLPMSLLVFDKSIDTWKAGEHTGTFRGNQLAMVSGAKALEIIERDGLVEHANIAGQYLRHGLEKIQSRVSCIAEVRGKGLMLGAEIKQPNGELNKFGEPQSDGELTLAIQRAALERGLMVEKGGRDGSVIRFLPPMIISFEQIDFALRVMEEAIIAAGGGLQQDPASSEQTNQEWNKHFIQTGLGGSDEFANVMNQTTQAMKAVFEQVETPYSGLDPKVLEAAINAVDLDNNQHALVDVVDSTAELVAANSIFVQHPDCIAHLHTPPLMASVAAESIIAALNQSMDSWDQASAATYVEQRVVDWMCEKYQLGDQADGVFTSGGTQSNLMGLLLARDWVADKHDGHSIQKLGLPKYASKLRILCSKKSHFTVQKSASLMGLGEAAVCCVDTNANGTIKADLLDAEVKALKAQGLIPFAVVGTAGTTDHGAIDDLDAIADIASQQDLWFHVDSAYGGALILSSHKARLKGIEKADSVSVDFHKLFYQTISCGAVLLKDKANFKYLLHHADYLNREHDELPNLVDKSIATTKRFDALKVFMTMQSVGPKQLGDMYDHLLEQTLQVADLIQKHDDFELLAEPSLSTVLFRAVPNNEQSAKGALDLDKLNQTLRLEALTRGVAVLGETVVDGKSALKFTILNPCLKTSDFKSLINKIQTLATELAEQQG; this is encoded by the coding sequence ATGAACACATTCAAGGGGACTTTTATGACTACCGCCTTTGAAGTCGATATTAATACTATCGCAAATTCATTTTCAACTATGGTTCCTATCGTAGAGGGAACTTACGACCTAACACCCGACGCTATTTTGCTTGAGCAAGAACAGCATGAATCGGATGTTCGTTCATACCCAAGACGCCTACCGATTGCTATTAAAAGAGCATGTGGTGTTTTAGTTGAAGATACTCGTGGCCAACTCTTTCTCGATTGCTTAGCCGGTGCCGGTACACTTTCTTTGGGTTACAACCACCCTGAAATCAACCAAGCACTTAAAGACCAACTCGATTCAGGTTTACCATACCAGACTCTTGATATCACGACTCAAGCAAAAGAGACGTTTATCAAGCGAGTTAAAGCTTTTCTCCCTCAAGACTTTTCAACGAACTCGGTTCTTCAATTCTGTGGTCCGTCTGGCGCTGATGCTGTGGAAGCCGCGATCAAGCTCGCGAAGCAAACCACAGGTCGCAACACCATGTTCGCTTTCCGTGGTGCTTACCATGGCATGACGAACGGCACCATGGGCATGATGGGTAACCTTGGCACTAAAGAACGTCGTAGCGGCTTAATGTCTGACGTACATTTCATGCCTTTCCCATACAACCTTCGCTGCCCGTTTGGCATTGGTGGTGAAGCGGGTGCTAACGCGAGCATTCGTTATATCGAACGTATGTTGAATGACGACGAATCCGGCATCATGAAACCGGCTGCGATGATCGTTGAGCCTGTACAAGGTGAGGGCGGTGTGATTCCAGCTCCTGCATCTTGGCTAAAAGGCTTGCGTCGCATCTGTGATGAACACGGCATTCTACTGATCTTTGATGAAATTCAGTGTGGTGTAGGTAAAACTGGTCATCGCTTTGCGTTTGAAGAGTCAGGCGTTAATCCTGATATCTTGTGCTTGTCTAAAGCTATTGGTGGCGGACTGCCTATGTCGCTGCTTGTATTCGATAAGAGCATTGATACTTGGAAAGCGGGTGAACACACAGGCACATTCCGTGGTAATCAATTGGCAATGGTGTCTGGCGCTAAGGCGTTGGAAATCATCGAGCGAGATGGCTTAGTTGAGCACGCAAACATTGCGGGCCAATATTTACGTCATGGACTCGAGAAGATTCAATCTCGTGTGAGTTGTATTGCTGAAGTTCGTGGTAAAGGCTTGATGCTTGGCGCTGAGATCAAGCAACCAAATGGTGAGCTTAACAAATTTGGTGAGCCGCAATCAGACGGTGAACTGACCCTAGCGATTCAACGAGCGGCGTTAGAGCGCGGCTTGATGGTCGAAAAGGGTGGTCGTGATGGTTCGGTTATTCGTTTCCTTCCACCAATGATTATCTCTTTCGAGCAAATCGACTTTGCATTGCGAGTGATGGAAGAAGCGATCATCGCAGCGGGTGGTGGTTTACAACAAGACCCAGCTTCAAGCGAACAAACTAACCAAGAATGGAATAAGCATTTCATCCAGACAGGTTTAGGCGGTAGCGACGAATTTGCTAACGTGATGAACCAAACCACTCAAGCGATGAAAGCGGTTTTTGAACAAGTTGAAACCCCTTATTCGGGTTTAGATCCAAAAGTGTTAGAAGCAGCTATCAATGCTGTCGACCTCGATAACAACCAACACGCTTTGGTTGATGTTGTGGATAGCACGGCTGAGTTAGTCGCTGCAAACTCCATCTTCGTGCAACACCCAGACTGTATTGCACATCTCCACACTCCACCTCTTATGGCTTCTGTTGCTGCGGAATCGATTATCGCGGCGTTGAACCAATCAATGGATTCATGGGACCAAGCATCTGCAGCGACTTATGTTGAACAACGAGTCGTGGATTGGATGTGTGAGAAATACCAACTTGGCGATCAAGCTGATGGTGTTTTCACGAGCGGCGGCACGCAAAGTAACCTGATGGGCTTGTTGCTAGCAAGAGACTGGGTTGCCGATAAGCACGATGGTCACTCAATCCAAAAGTTAGGTTTGCCAAAGTACGCGAGCAAACTGCGTATCTTATGTTCAAAGAAATCGCACTTCACGGTTCAAAAATCTGCATCATTAATGGGGTTAGGCGAAGCGGCTGTGTGCTGTGTTGATACCAACGCTAACGGCACCATCAAAGCTGACTTGTTAGATGCAGAAGTGAAAGCACTGAAAGCACAAGGTCTGATTCCTTTTGCTGTGGTTGGTACGGCGGGCACCACCGATCATGGTGCTATCGATGACCTTGATGCGATTGCAGACATCGCAAGCCAGCAAGATCTTTGGTTCCATGTCGACAGTGCATACGGTGGCGCACTTATTTTAAGTAGCCATAAAGCTCGTCTAAAAGGCATCGAAAAAGCAGACTCAGTGAGCGTCGATTTCCACAAATTGTTCTATCAAACAATCAGCTGTGGTGCGGTGTTGCTCAAAGACAAAGCGAACTTTAAGTACCTTCTACATCACGCAGATTACCTAAACCGTGAACACGATGAGCTGCCGAACTTAGTCGACAAGTCTATCGCGACCACCAAGCGTTTCGATGCACTGAAAGTTTTCATGACGATGCAAAGCGTTGGGCCAAAGCAATTGGGCGATATGTACGACCATCTCTTAGAGCAGACGCTTCAAGTTGCCGATTTGATTCAGAAGCATGACGATTTTGAGCTACTTGCTGAGCCGTCACTGTCGACTGTGCTGTTCCGTGCGGTACCGAACAATGAGCAATCGGCAAAAGGCGCTCTTGATTTAGACAAACTGAATCAGACGTTAAGGCTGGAGGCGCTGACTCGTGGCGTTGCCGTGCTTGGCGAAACGGTCGTTGATGGTAAAAGCGCGCTGAAATTTACTATCTTGAACCCGTGCTTAAAGACATCAGATTTCAAATCTCTAATTAACAAAATTCAAACTCTAGCCACTGAGCTAGCAGAACAACAAGGGTAA
- a CDS encoding dimethyl sulfoxide reductase anchor subunit family protein, with protein sequence MIFHEWSLIFFTVLAQTAVGGYLLIGARALVLGHDEEKLNSYKVPMFILWALMGLGFMFSTTHLGSPLRAFNAFNQLGSAWLSNEVFFGAAFFAVGGLQWLLSVVKKGGVAIQKALMVGAMVLGVIFMYAMINVYMINTVPTWDNIYTPLSFIMTMVVGGLLLSQFVIVFANDSRFTVDRNITMLAVIAVAISLLVTVGKLNLIGDIQTSVTKASELVDGLGSYVILQVALLMASLLIWILPMLNKAKVNPVNLGLALVLFLASELIGRGLFYSLHMTSGL encoded by the coding sequence ATGATTTTTCATGAGTGGTCTTTGATCTTCTTTACGGTACTGGCGCAAACAGCCGTGGGTGGTTACTTACTTATTGGCGCACGTGCACTGGTACTTGGTCATGACGAAGAGAAACTGAACAGCTACAAGGTTCCAATGTTCATTCTGTGGGCATTGATGGGTCTTGGTTTCATGTTCTCGACAACGCACCTTGGTTCTCCACTGCGCGCGTTTAACGCTTTTAACCAACTAGGTTCTGCTTGGTTGTCTAACGAAGTGTTCTTCGGTGCGGCATTCTTCGCTGTCGGTGGCCTGCAATGGCTATTGTCTGTGGTTAAGAAAGGTGGCGTTGCTATCCAGAAAGCACTGATGGTCGGCGCTATGGTACTGGGTGTTATCTTCATGTACGCGATGATCAACGTATACATGATCAACACAGTACCGACTTGGGACAACATCTACACACCGCTAAGCTTCATCATGACCATGGTTGTGGGTGGCTTACTGCTGTCTCAATTCGTGATTGTGTTCGCCAATGACAGCCGCTTCACAGTTGACCGCAACATCACCATGCTGGCTGTTATCGCAGTCGCGATCAGCTTGCTTGTGACAGTCGGAAAACTGAACCTAATCGGTGATATCCAAACTTCAGTAACTAAAGCCTCTGAGTTGGTTGACGGTTTAGGCAGCTATGTGATTCTTCAAGTGGCATTGCTGATGGCAAGCTTACTGATTTGGATTCTACCTATGCTGAACAAAGCAAAAGTGAACCCAGTAAACCTAGGCCTAGCATTGGTACTGTTCTTAGCTTCAGAACTCATTGGCCGTGGTTTGTTCTACAGTCTACATATGACAAGCGGTTTGTGA
- a CDS encoding DMSO/selenate family reductase complex B subunit: MKQYGFYIDSSKCTGCKTCQLACKDYNDLDIKTNYRRVYEYAGGGFTQDGDTWVQKDVFSYYLSIACNHCTNPACVKVCPSGAMHKRDEDGLVVVDESVCIGCQHCSNACPYGAPQYNAKKGHMTKCDGCYQRVSEGKQPICVESCPLRALEFGEINTLREKYGSGADVAPLPSSTETLPNIVIKLNKNAKPTGDTSGHLANPKEV; the protein is encoded by the coding sequence ATGAAACAATACGGCTTTTACATTGATTCAAGTAAATGCACGGGTTGTAAAACCTGTCAGCTTGCTTGTAAAGATTATAACGATCTAGACATCAAAACGAACTACCGTCGCGTATACGAATACGCCGGTGGTGGCTTCACTCAAGATGGCGATACCTGGGTTCAGAAAGATGTCTTTTCTTACTACCTGTCTATCGCTTGTAACCACTGCACTAACCCTGCATGTGTGAAAGTGTGTCCTTCGGGCGCAATGCACAAACGTGATGAAGATGGCCTAGTTGTGGTTGACGAAAGTGTGTGTATTGGTTGTCAGCACTGTAGCAATGCGTGCCCTTACGGCGCACCGCAATACAATGCGAAGAAAGGTCACATGACCAAATGCGATGGTTGCTACCAACGTGTTTCTGAAGGCAAACAGCCTATCTGTGTTGAATCTTGCCCACTTCGTGCATTGGAGTTTGGTGAAATCAACACACTTCGCGAGAAGTACGGATCTGGTGCAGACGTGGCGCCACTGCCATCTTCAACCGAAACGCTGCCAAACATCGTGATTAAGCTGAACAAAAACGCGAAGCCTACTGGCGATACCAGTGGTCACCTAGCAAACCCGAAGGAGGTTTAA
- a CDS encoding glycine cleavage system protein R has protein sequence MNSTFIVNFIGKASPATIKQLAAVTHENDGKWLISKVNFIEDQVAGVLKVQLPAINESIVKEAFSANADLIVQFVDSDHTHNAQDTIHHLRLDSNDRAGIVNEVTHVLDRQGISILDMDCHRVFIAGGGGVSSSLFTSKIAVKLPIEVLIDDVVNELETLSEDTRVMIEN, from the coding sequence ATGAACAGTACATTTATCGTAAACTTTATCGGAAAAGCATCACCAGCAACAATCAAGCAACTTGCTGCGGTTACTCACGAAAACGACGGGAAATGGCTCATCAGTAAAGTGAACTTTATTGAAGACCAAGTCGCAGGCGTACTCAAGGTTCAACTTCCAGCCATCAACGAATCCATTGTCAAAGAAGCGTTCAGCGCCAATGCTGACTTGATCGTGCAGTTTGTTGATTCAGACCATACTCACAATGCACAAGATACAATACATCACCTACGACTCGACTCGAACGACCGAGCAGGGATCGTCAACGAAGTAACACATGTATTGGATAGACAAGGGATCAGCATTCTCGATATGGATTGCCACCGAGTCTTCATCGCTGGTGGCGGAGGTGTCAGCTCAAGCCTATTTACTTCCAAGATTGCCGTTAAGCTACCAATCGAAGTCTTGATTGATGATGTCGTCAACGAGCTAGAAACGCTCAGTGAAGATACTCGTGTGATGATTGAGAACTAA
- a CDS encoding DUF3943 domain-containing protein — translation MAKSPLLAKVTAAFSMLMSVNSVASQYDFDQPINLSYSDECAQDYCVNDSLYTYKPSANYALSESSDEYDFSIQQPKHMLVSQEKDWDYLMGQTYTILGLSVATVGLMTLLPESITKWDDDQRDISSLGKKWKDNVSEGPVWDRDEHFLNYVMHPYFGGVYYTAARHAGYDEFESFLYSWTMSTFFWEYGVEAFAEVPSWQDLFITPFFGAVVGEMMLEAEQDIVASGGEVMGSQTMGDVSLFFLNPVGHIHYWVSDAWGGDAEVNLNTNPWWDNQDAARFAYDAGARYDSQFVGMNFKVTF, via the coding sequence GTGGCCAAATCACCGTTACTAGCGAAGGTTACTGCTGCATTTTCAATGCTAATGTCAGTTAACTCGGTTGCAAGCCAATACGACTTCGACCAGCCAATCAACCTTTCTTATTCGGATGAATGTGCTCAAGACTACTGTGTTAATGATAGCTTGTACACCTACAAGCCAAGTGCCAATTACGCACTGAGCGAATCAAGTGATGAGTATGACTTCTCAATCCAACAACCAAAACATATGTTGGTGAGTCAAGAGAAGGATTGGGATTATCTAATGGGTCAAACCTACACCATTCTTGGCCTAAGTGTCGCTACAGTGGGTCTAATGACTCTGCTACCTGAAAGTATCACTAAGTGGGATGATGACCAACGTGATATCAGTTCATTAGGTAAAAAGTGGAAAGATAACGTGTCTGAAGGCCCAGTATGGGACCGCGATGAACACTTCCTAAACTACGTGATGCACCCATATTTTGGTGGTGTTTACTACACCGCAGCTCGACACGCAGGTTACGATGAGTTTGAGTCTTTCTTATACTCTTGGACCATGTCGACATTCTTCTGGGAATACGGCGTAGAAGCGTTTGCTGAAGTACCATCATGGCAAGATCTGTTCATCACACCATTCTTTGGTGCGGTTGTCGGTGAAATGATGCTAGAAGCAGAACAAGACATCGTTGCTTCAGGTGGTGAAGTGATGGGCTCTCAAACCATGGGTGATGTGTCTCTATTCTTCCTAAACCCTGTTGGCCACATCCACTACTGGGTAAGTGACGCTTGGGGCGGTGACGCAGAAGTTAACCTGAATACTAACCCTTGGTGGGACAACCAAGACGCCGCTCGATTCGCTTACGATGCTGGCGCACGATACGATTCTCAGTTTGTTGGTATGAACTTCAAAGTCACGTTCTAA
- the nspC gene encoding carboxynorspermidine decarboxylase produces the protein MQNNELKTPYFMINEDKLIANLEIAKQLKEISGVKLVLALKCFSTWGVFDIIKPYLDGTTSSGPYEVKLGHETFGGETHAYSVGYSEGDVREVADICDKMIFNSQSQLAAYRHIVEGKASLGLRLNPGVSYAGQDLANPARQFSRLGVQADHIKPEIFDEINGVMFHMNCENKDVDAFIGLLDSISEQFGDHLDKLDWVSMGGGVFFTWPGYDIEKLGLALKAFSEKHGVQMYLEPGEAIITKTTDLVVTVVDIVENVKKTAIVDSATEAHRLDTLIYNEPASVLEASENGSHDYVIGSCSCLAGDQFCEASFDEPLKIGQKLHLLDSAGYTMVKLNWFNGLKMPSIYCERSNGEIQKLNEFGYEDFKRSLSQWSVK, from the coding sequence ATGCAAAACAACGAACTAAAAACGCCTTATTTCATGATCAACGAAGACAAGTTGATTGCGAATTTAGAGATAGCTAAGCAATTGAAAGAGATTTCAGGTGTGAAGTTGGTATTGGCACTGAAGTGTTTCTCGACATGGGGTGTGTTTGACATCATCAAACCTTACCTCGATGGCACGACAAGCTCTGGTCCATATGAAGTGAAACTTGGCCACGAAACTTTTGGTGGTGAAACGCACGCTTACAGTGTGGGTTACAGTGAAGGTGACGTGAGAGAAGTTGCGGATATTTGCGACAAGATGATCTTCAACTCTCAAAGTCAACTTGCTGCTTACCGTCATATTGTGGAAGGTAAGGCTTCGCTGGGTTTACGTTTAAATCCGGGCGTGAGCTATGCAGGGCAAGACCTAGCGAACCCTGCGCGTCAATTCTCTCGTTTAGGTGTTCAGGCTGACCACATTAAGCCTGAGATCTTCGACGAGATTAATGGCGTGATGTTCCACATGAACTGTGAGAACAAAGATGTCGATGCCTTTATTGGTCTGCTTGATTCAATCTCAGAACAGTTTGGCGATCACCTAGATAAGTTAGATTGGGTGAGCATGGGTGGCGGTGTGTTCTTCACATGGCCGGGCTATGACATCGAGAAACTGGGTCTTGCGCTGAAAGCCTTCTCTGAAAAGCACGGCGTGCAGATGTACCTTGAGCCGGGTGAAGCCATCATCACTAAAACAACTGACTTGGTTGTGACAGTGGTTGATATCGTAGAGAACGTGAAGAAAACGGCAATTGTCGATTCGGCAACCGAAGCTCATCGCCTTGATACGCTTATCTACAATGAACCAGCATCGGTATTGGAAGCCTCTGAAAACGGTAGCCATGACTATGTGATTGGTTCGTGTTCATGCCTTGCGGGCGACCAGTTCTGCGAAGCAAGCTTTGATGAGCCGTTGAAGATTGGTCAAAAGCTTCATTTGTTGGACAGTGCGGGTTACACCATGGTGAAACTGAACTGGTTCAATGGTTTGAAGATGCCATCGATCTATTGCGAGCGCAGCAATGGCGAAATTCAAAAGCTGAATGAGTTTGGCTATGAAGACTTCAAGCGTTCTCTGTCACAGTGGTCAGTTAAGTAA